The Primulina tabacum isolate GXHZ01 chromosome 16, ASM2559414v2, whole genome shotgun sequence genome window below encodes:
- the LOC142530078 gene encoding uncharacterized protein OsI_027940-like, producing the protein MSRYPEVKWAEREDKIYLTVVLPDAKNSKVNLDPEGIFTFSATAGLDNLYELKLDLHDKVNVEESKINVGVRNIFCVLEKSDKKWWGKLLRGDAKAPHYVKVDWDKWVDEDDDTGGPADLDLGGMDFSKFGDMGGMGGPDEFDDSDDEEVDKPEDKKADDKVVGEGETAETEVESLQSS; encoded by the exons ATGAg TCGGTACCCCGAGGTTAAGTGGGCCGAAAGAGAGGACAAAATTTATCTTACGGTGGTACTACCAGATGCAAAGAATTCTAAGGTCAACCTCGATCCAGAAGGAATATTTACTTTTTCAGCCACTGCTGGGTTGGACAATCTTTACGAACTCAAATTAGATCTTCATGATAAAGTTAATGTCGAG GAGAGCAAGATAAATGTTGGCGTGAGAAATATATTCTGTGTTTTGGAGAAATCAGATAAAAAATGGTGGGGTAAACTGTTACGTGGAGATGCAAAGGCTCCTCATTACGTGAAAGTAGATTGGGATAAATGGGTGGACGAAGATGATGATACTG GAGGGCCTGCTGATTTGGATTTGGGTGGCATGGATTTCTCT AAATTTGGTGACATGGGTGGCATGGGAGGACCTGATGAATTTGATGATAGTGATGATGAAG AGGTAGATAAACCCGAAGACAAAAAAGCTGATGATAAAGTTGTGGGAGAGGGAGAAACTGCAGAGACTGAAGTTGAATCGTTGCAGAGTTCCTAA
- the LOC142529307 gene encoding LOW QUALITY PROTEIN: stress-related protein-like (The sequence of the model RefSeq protein was modified relative to this genomic sequence to represent the inferred CDS: deleted 1 base in 1 codon) encodes MADSEANSPMDQALVQENYDDAKKLKHLDFVRVAAIYVIICSSTLYEYAKENSGPLKSGVRTVEATVQSVTGPVLEKFQHVPLQFLEFVDRKVDDTLSDLDRNVPVSMKQVSSQAWSAAQKALELARDLASELQRSGVVDTASNVAKTVYTSYEPTTKELYSKYEPLAEKYAVTAWYQLNRLPLFPQAAHVVVPTAAYWAEKYNQAVVYAAERGYTVSYYLPLVPTEKMAKTFGNVANGGQDATISH; translated from the exons ATGGCCGATTCCGAAGCCAATTCACCCATGGATCAAGCACTG GTTCAGGAAAATTATGATGACGCGAAGAAGCTGAAGCATCTTGATTTTGTTCGAGTGGCTGCAATTTACGTCATCATTTGCAGCTCCACACTGTACGAGTACGCCAAGGAGAACTCGGGCCCGTTGAAGTCTGGCGTTCGGACCGTCGAAGCAACGGTTCAATCCGTCACTGGACCCGTCCTCGAGAAATTCCAGCACGTACCCCTTCAGTTTCTCGAGTTCGTAGATCGCAAGGTGGATGACACCCTGAGCGATTTGGATCGCAATGTACCGGTTTCCATGAAGCAG GTTTCAAGCCAAGCTTGGTCGGCTGCTCAAAAGGCTCTGGAACTGGCCCGGGATCTGGCTTCTGAATTGCAGAGATCCGGCGTGGTGGATACGGCTTCAAACGTGGCCAAGACTGTGTACACT TCCTACGAGCCGACAACCAAGGAGCTGTATTCCAAGTACGAGCCTTTGGCGGAGAAGTACGCCGTCACGGCTTGGTATCAGCTTAATCGGCTGCCATTGTTTCCACAAGCGGCTCATGTAGTGGTCCCCACGGCAGCTTACTGGGCGGAGAAGTATAACCAGGCGGTGGTTTATGCGGCTGAGAGAGGCTACACGGTGTCGTATTACTTGCCTCTGGTGCCTACCGAGAAAATGGCTAAAACATTTGGAAACGTCGCCAACGGGGGCCAAGACGCCACCATTTCACACTGA